TCGCGCTAATATTGTcctatgattatttttaagaactgcTAGTCTCTGCTTTATTCTGTGGCTCATCTGCATTTATAAATTCACCAGAGGATAAATTCAAGGAACTCTGATATATTTTAAGGTCTCATGTGTCTCCTCTACCAGTTAAACCTAGTCTGATCATGACCATTAACTACGTGTCTCGAAGTCTACTAAAGAGCCTTAATGTGGGAACCCTATCTGGGTTGTGCAAGCCCTTTGTATCTTTTCTTGTACTTTGCAGAGTACCTCATTTCCTCTATTACAATTCTCACCACACACAGATTGCTGCTGGTCTTATTGCGGACACCAAAGTGACCCTGTATGTCTCATTTCATATACCCAAGGACATGTGCCTGTGTAAgggtctttaaaaatactgatttctggttttgttgctaAGATTATGTTGACATCTCCTGACTACATAATTGAGAAGTCAAAGACTCCAACAATCTAAGTATtagttattttctaaatgtttgcAGTAATTGTCATAATTTATTCCAAATAGAAATAGATTAAGCTGAGGATTCTTCATGATATCAAATaccatctgaaaattaaaacttctgTTTCACTGTTTCTGTAGTCACTGCTGTGACTACAGCATGAAGTTCTTGATATACAGCATCCTTCTGAACTATAGACTCCATTCTCCTCCAAATTTGTACATTTGTAAATCACTATTATAAATTTAGGAATTTTAGACTTCTTAGAATGGAGAGGAAACAAACCGAGCCAccttgtaggtttttttttttttttttccagcagtgtgAGGATAATCCATGAGATCACTTCTACGTCTCCCTCAGGTTGCTGTCGAGGATTTCCTCAGAGAAGGTCCCCAGTCTGAAGGGCACAATTCACATTTACACAGTGACCCATCACAAACCATGCCACTCCTGTCTCACTTTACACTGTCACCACAGCTCGGCATATTGGGCATGACATCTAAAGCATACATATTTGTGGAGTCAGTAAAAACCTTCTGGTCTGGTTTATGTGCAGTGTACATTCTCTATAGCCATGGTTGTCTTATGTAGGGTGCTCAAACTGCCGCCACCctttcagctttctgcaaaagcaTGTTGCAACTAAAAGTTGTGAGGTTAGGAAAGGACAAGAAGGGGAATAAGAAAATTCAAGGAGCTGCACAGCAGGAGGTGAGACTATGATGTTCTCCAGTGGACAACCTGGCCACTCTGTATGGGGTTAAATTGGAGTCAGCATCAGATGTAGCCATGTCCTGGTTGCTTTTACCCATAAACTGGCCTTTTGTATCTTGGTGCTTGCAGATATGTGTCACTCTACATCCATGAGTAGACTCATTGTCCTCTGGAGAACTTCTGAAGATGACAGTACCAGTACAGTCCACCAGGAAGGACTTGAGCTACTAGTAgacaaaagcaagagaaatatttatatagaaaCCATTCTTGGGAGCAGAGCACATTAGATATAGGCCACTGACAGAGCACTGAGGCTATTTGGTTTACCTGAGTCATGAAGACTTAAATACTACCAGGATGCACAGGTTGTGTGATGGCTTCTTTCTCAAGGAACTGGTGAGAGTCCTCAAGGCACGAATGTTCTTTTGAGTCTTAAGTAGTTATTCCCATTTTTTGGCTTTGCttagaggaaaatgaaatgggTAGGTAAAGATTAGATAtggtttcctttaaaattctcatttttgaTTGTGTATATGAAGATAGAATAGAATTTTGTAACTGTTTGCTGGAACAGCTACAAATCCGTTTTAGTCATGCATTTTCCTAGATTGCATCTCCCATTGTAGTTTCTTCTACTTTATAATTCCAGTGCTGTTTTTTGTAAGTGCATAAAGTGTTACTGTCACGTTCCCTTGAGTAACTTAATGACTACATTTTTGAGTTAACTGACTACTGTAATTATGTAATGTATATACTGTGTACAAGAAACTTCATGCATAAAAATTTAACATATACTGTAAGCATTGAGTTACACTTCCTTTATCATTTTTTCCTTAGTAAGATGTGACTTTTCCACTATTTTGAATACTTTTGGTGAAGAACATGATAGAAAAAGTAAACATGCTTGTGTATTCttagtttagttttgtttgtttttttctcttgtgttgaAGAAAGTATGctctatttttaagaaaaaaaaaagctcctaGTCCTGGTGATTACTAGGCCAAATGATCTCAGCTGCTTCTTATCCTGTTGTCAGTCTTcactttttgtttcatatttctctAATTCAAGAAAGAATGTATTGACAATATTGATGTGCCAATACTCTATCCAAAGATTGGACTAATGGGCCTCGGGTTGAGAAGATGAGGACAAATCGTTATGCAAATCCAGAcatatttctttacaaataaaCACTAATACAGGATGCAGATTAATGGGCTCCACCCACTGTTCTGGACTGCTCTGCTCATTACAGCATCTAGCCAAAGCTGACATAGGCACACAGATGGATGACAGACTTTCACTCTGTAGAACAAAACAGGTCTAGATCTGCTGTCTAGAGGAAGAAACTTCTCTGGGGCATGCAGGAGTGACAAAGGCCAGGAGAGTGAAAGCCGCTGGAGAAGGTGGGGTTTTTAACATGGTTCTGCTAGAGGGACTGCTCTGCTTCACCAGCCTGGCGTCACTGCTCATCATACAACTAGTCAGTGTCATCTTTTGATCCCATATATGTGACCAATACAAGATCTAACATGTAAGAAGTGGACAACTATACAGAACAGTGACCCTTGGGTAAATACAGCTTTGTTGTCGGTGGAGGCTGTACaatattttccatgttaaaatGGTTGCAACTGCTTGGAGGAGTTATAATTGATAGATCTTCAAAGCAGTATGAAAGATAATAGTTACAACATAAGACCTCTTGCTGTCTCTTGACATATGCTGCTGCCTGTGTTGCGTTGCATGACACATTCCCTTCCACGTGGTTACAGTTGTAACCAGAGAGCCACAGATCTTTCTGTCCTTCTAGGTAGGAATATAAACAATTAGACAAAATGCAGGGAGGTTAATACAGCTGGCTATTCCACATCCCTAGGAAAAAACATAGGCAAATCTCATGTATGTAAAAGGCTAGAATTAATTATTAAATCATTCTCTGATTTGCACGTTCAGGAAGAACATCAACAATCATTTTCCACTATCATTTCCAGATGTCTTTTTGTTCCTAGATATAAGGTgagcaggctggagctggggctAGTCAGATACCAACAGTTCTGCTCAACCTCTTGCACAACTCTACAAGCTAATCAGGCACAGGTGACCAACGCAGCAAGATGTTGCCACCAGTTCTTATCATTTCAATAAGTATTGTAGCTATTGAAGTCGTTGTTGGAGTTACTGGAAATGGATTTATTACAGCTGTTAATATAATTAACTggatcaaaagcaaaaaaatttcttctgccGATGTGATCCTGATCTTTCTGAGCACATCAAGATTTATCTTGCAGGTGACCATACTGATGCACATTCATAGTCTCTACTTTGCAGATGTGTTTAAGCTGGCTTCTGTGTACAAAGCTCTTGGTGCTGTATGGATGTTTGTAAACCATGCCAGTTTGTGGTTCAGTACCTGGCTCTATGTACTCTACTGtgtaaaaataatcaatgtCACCCAATGGCTGTTGCTGCAAATCAAGCTCAGAATAGCTGGGATGGTCCCATGGCTGCTTCTAGGATCACTGCTGATCTCCTCTGTgacttctcttcctttgctatgGATTACACCCAGCACTTACCTCTGCAGCTCAACGGGGAACTGTAGAGAAAACAGCACAGCCACTGTCTGGGACAGTTCGCATCTCTACCTGCTTCTTCTTTACCTTGTaggttgcttttttcctctagtATTATCTGTGGTAACCTCAGCTCTATTAATCACTTCTCTATGGAAACACACAAAGAAGATGAAATGTTATGTAGCTACTTTCAGGGATCCTTTGATAGATGTTCACCTAATTGCCATTAAatccattatttctttcttgatcCTGTATCTTTCCAGTTTTGTAGCTCAAATTCTGTTGATACTGTCAACTTCTCAAAGTAAAGATGCTGTGAAAGTTGCAGTATCCTTAGTTATAGCTGGGGCATACCCTTCCATACACTCTATCATCCTGATCATAGTcaattcaaaactgaaattggCATTCAAGATGCTTTGCCAGCATCTTAAGTGCCATTTGGAAAATACGATGGTATGCCTCGTATTATAGCTTAAGAGAAACATCCTCAAGTAACAGATCTGGAATCAAGATTtctatgcatttattatttcaCCATCTTTTTTCTTAGTTAGTAACTTTTATCTGCCAGAGAATTCTGTGATGAGACCTCTTTAACATTTCAgaacatctgaaataaaatgcattttcccttttttctacAACTCTTGCTtactcaattttattttataaagaatgAGAATAAGAATGCACTGAAAGGAAACAATACACTTAAATCAAGTACAGGACATTTTGTGATTTCAGATTCTCGGTTTAAGACTGGCAGTTTTACGATATGTTTCAATCTCAGAAAATGGGGCtaaaacagagacaaaatttACAGAGCTCACAGATATTAGTTTTCTGCTACAGGATCTTTCACATCGAGAAGCTTAAAACTGGACGAAACCCATGCTGTAAAAGTCATAGCTGGTGTGacataaaaccagaatatgTTTCTAAACATGAAAAACTAGCTAAAAGATAACCTGAAGGAAAATTAAGATATGGAAACACAGAGCCAATTAATGTAATCAAATTATATTCTGAATCAGGTTTATTTGTGTTAGGATTCCGACGTATATATATAGCAATGTAGTGGTTAAATCCCTCTTTGAAACAGATCCTTTtgttcaaaacatattttatgctcgttcattttggtttttttaaagtgggtTACTAAGTTGGTGATTACAATGTAAACAGATGTAGGTACATAAATCTTCCTGTCCGCTGTAGAAAATCTTGTTGAGTTGACTGTTCTGATCACAAATTTGCCTTTTTACATGATTTGCTGTTGCTTTGAGTGGTGGTGAGTTTTTTCTAAGGCTGttctcttttaatattttatgttcctATGAAGTTTCACATGCGGTTGATGAAATATGTTCTTCAACAAATCCTGTCATGTTTTATCAAATAATGTGTAAGATGATCCTACTCTGAAGTTCTCAGCTCAGCTCAGGTATTTTTATGCTGTATATCCTCTCTGCAGGAATTTAGACAATGCTAGATTATAAATCCCTATGGTGAGAGTTTCAGTCTCATCTATAAAACTAATGAACAGGGTGATTCGCTTAATCTTGGAGTGTGTCGGCTTCAGTGTTTGAAACATTGGagtaaaatgctttgaaatcactatttaaaaatattagataaAGAGTGAATATAGCATTAAAATACATGCCCATAGGAGGTATAAATGTATGCCCTGCCTAATACGAACTGCTGTGATTATTAGCGTGTGTAAACAGTGGGCTCAAACTGCATagcagggaaggaggatgaTTAAACTCATCAACGCAGCGTTCGGAGGCGCAGCACAGCGTACTGTAAAACTAAGACTACGGCAATGTCCAGCGCTGTGCGCGCTGCATCAAGAGAGCCCCCAAATTCCCTTGAGAGCCCTGCCTGTGGGTTGTGCAGGGCAGCAGACGGGAACCGCCACGCTCGCGCCGCAGCACCGCCCCGCTCTGCAGCTGCGTGCGCTGCCAGCATGGACCACGATCAGAAGTGTCACACAGTGAGAGCTCTTCTGGTTCTTCTTCCAGCTGGCAACAGCATGAAAAGAAAGCCTCCTGAAAGAAACGGGGGATTCTTTGGTGTTGgtgggtgtttggttttgggtttgttggtttttttgggggggaggggggataGGGAGTaatggtgtttggttttttttaacctgatcAGGAAGCTCtggtaaaattaatttccccataGAGCTCACTTCTCTTTAGGTGTCTCCAAACCCATTTCTGGCAGCAATCTGAAGGAAAGGGATCAGAGccaagtatgaaaataatgacCCCTGCTCAGCTTTTTCACTGCCTCCTCCCCTTCAGGAGGGGGAGATCTGAAGCAGGAGCAGTGATTAATAAAATATCCTTCAGTGCTTCCAGGGGAGAGGAGGACAAAGCTCAAGCACTTGATGTCTTTATATTGTATTGATGAAAGTTTTGTTACACACAGCATAGAGTGGGATAGATGGGTAcataaattagaattttaaatgattgaattggtaaataaattattagtttTGTCCTTTACCTTTCCATCCTTCCCCCAagcttcaatttatttttatgtcttctTCCACAGTAGATACaatttcccatttattttctgatcttGTCCTGCTTTTTGGATTTCAACCTTTCGCTTCCTAAAATCATTATCTGTATTCTCTGCAGATCTAACCTTCTTTTTCtggtacatttaaaaaaaaaaaagttttctgattattattttagaaCAAAACATCATTCACCAAATTATAGCAGGCTTGTTTGTGTATCTAGTTTATCCCAGAAAGCAGATAAATAAATCTGATTAATGTTtcagcaaataatatttttgccaaaaaaaccccaaaacactaaaaacccccaaattttgCTGAGATTTCATTGTCTAAGTGTTTATATGTTGATTGAAAACAAGACTCAGTTCACCGGTACATTTGCCCTGGACCTTTGCAAGTTACATGAAACGTAGACAACACGAATGGGAAAATACTGTCTGCAGTTAGTGTAAGGCCGGTAGCTACGGCAGGACCAAGATGATTACAAGGCTAATGAAAAAGGTCATTAGTGCAGTTGTTCATACTGACCACATGAAAACCAAGCCTTCTTCCctccaatttttcatttttcagtgccATGGCGCTTGCTTTTCCAGGTCAGATTTCGTTACAGTTCTCtttccaggaaaaacagaattttggtGTGCAGAAATTAAGGGACTTTTGATTGCAATCTCAGTCCCGTCTTCATGAAGCTGGCAAATTTCTCTCTACCAGTCTTTCAGCATGTGAATCAGAAAGGAGAACTACCACAGGCATTCTGGGTTTCAACTGCTGGTCTGCTTTGTCATGGCTTTCCTTTTGCCTGGATTAATCACAGGTTGTACCTGACCAAATCAGCAGCTGAATGGCGGATATGAGCTCTGATATCTCCAGTATTAATATCTTTCTTCTTCGAACCATGGagtcttcttttttctttctgatattttgATGTCCTTCGTGGTGGTAATTACCTCTCTGCAGAGATACACAAGGCAGCACTGCCAGCTCCAGGGATCCCAGAACAGATGTTCTTATAAATGCCActaaagttttaattttctctgttgcCAGTTTTCTAACAGTGATCATGACCTCGTTTGCATCTGACAGCACCATGGTGCTAATTTATTCTGATTAATTTTGGTTAAtctcaaaagtaaaataagtgTCAATGAAGATGCCACATTGTAcctattttcttgaaatatgaCTTCCCACCTTCCTGCAAGGTCTGGAGAAAAGTTCTACCTTCTGGAAGAGTTTATAATAGAATTATAACCTGGATTACttctgtctttatttatttattgtcttCCCTATCGTAATGCTCAGCCTTCATTTCATTAATATCACAAGGACAGTTTCTGCAGTGTtagaaaataattcctaaaGCTAATCCCTCTTCACCTCAATATTTCTTatcctgtttgtttctcatttgAGGACATCTGTATGGGAGGAGGTCATTGGAGCTTAGTTAGGTGTATAAATAATCCTGTTCATGAATCTGTCAGACAAACCCTTAATAGAAACATGGGACTtaaaggttattaaaaaaagaagaaaaaagaaaagaaaaagaaagaaaataaagtttggtTTCTGAATGAATGTGCAACTGTTTTTGACTATCCatgaatattagaaaaataaattaactgcATGTTAATCTAACTTCTAGCTgaatgtttcattattttcagaCTACCGCTTCTCCTTCCCAATACCTAATCTTTTGCAATGACTCAAAAGAACTTTACATTGGTCAAAGTAATCACAATGAATATCAATTACTGGGCAAGATATGATGGAAAAGGGCATAGGCACTCTTAAAACCCGGAGTTCCTGACACTCACAAGCATTTTAGAGGCCAGAGGCCTCATTCCTAAACCTTTGCTTGTCTTCACCTGGAGAGGTTATATTCCTTCTGTAGTATTCATACTATCTGTGTGTGAGAGGACAGGACAACATTTTAtcatcagaaaacagaacagtagTATGGATGTGATTTATGTGGGCCtttgagaagagagagaagcaagGAGAAGTTGCCCAGATCCATGTCATCCACTGTGGCTGGTGTCTTTTCATGGTGCAGGTAAACAGCTCAGGGCAATGGTGCACCTTGCCTAGAGCAGATATTGCTGAGCTGGGATCCATGCACTGAATGCTCCAATGCAggtcaaattttttttttttttaatttgttttttttgctatcacaggaaaagcagaggcaaACCACTAAGCAGGAAAAATTACTTGATATCATCATCCTTCTGTTGCCTTTTGGGGAGGACGGGTGAAATTAAACCCTTTCTGGCCTTTAGGCACTCAGATGTGATATTTTGATGAGATTAAGATGGATGAGCgaattcataaattaaaaaattgattGGTAGGTGATTAGACTAGATATTTCATCCTCTtccaccccctccctcccctccgcccAGTGtcatatttgcatttaattttttcctaggTTTATATCTTCTTTGatattttccctctcttttggagactgtcttttttcctttctagaaaaaaaaaaaaaattcttcatttatcACCCTTCTTTCTTACTACTTCCTCTAAAAAACTTCTctgtttttgctgctgttgctgttattgCAAATGCATACTAATGAAATCAAGCTGGGTTCAATCCCATATTTACTTTATTCTAATAAGCACAAGTTACAAGACAGCTTATTGGTTTTGGCAGatttatacattttcttttgtgacaaCATTGCAAACAAAATTCCTATCTTTCCTTATgaaggtgttaaaaaaaaaaaaccaaaccccacatgCTGAGACCTTGAGATATTTGAAGTTTCCCTTTCAAATTCCACTTCAGTCAGTTCTGCTTTGTTGTCCTTTCCCCATCACTTGCTTTCTCTTACCCCACATGCtgatccatttttcttttacagactGCTGTCCTTTTATTTTCGTTCTCATTTTTCCCTGTCTCCTTTAAGATTGttcttaaattcatttttctttctccttcctctctttggTTTTAATCCTCACCCGTTAGTCCCTCAG
This sequence is a window from Balearica regulorum gibbericeps isolate bBalReg1 chromosome 1, bBalReg1.pri, whole genome shotgun sequence. Protein-coding genes within it:
- the LOC104643120 gene encoding taste receptor type 2 member 40-like; this encodes MLPPVLIISISIVAIEVVVGVTGNGFITAVNIINWIKSKKISSADVILIFLSTSRFILQVTILMHIHSLYFADVFKLASVYKALGAVWMFVNHASLWFSTWLYVLYCVKIINVTQWLLLQIKLRIAGMVPWLLLGSLLISSVTSLPLLWITPSTYLCSSTGNCRENSTATVWDSSHLYLLLLYLVGCFFPLVLSVVTSALLITSLWKHTKKMKCYVATFRDPLIDVHLIAIKSIISFLILYLSSFVAQILLILSTSQSKDAVKVAVSLVIAGAYPSIHSIILIIVNSKLKLAFKMLCQHLKCHLENTMVCLVL